In Aegilops tauschii subsp. strangulata cultivar AL8/78 chromosome 3, Aet v6.0, whole genome shotgun sequence, one genomic interval encodes:
- the LOC109745566 gene encoding SCY1-like protein 2 A gives MSLNMKTLQQALAKASAVIEKTVTTTVQEVTGPRPLQDYELLDQAGSGGPGLAWRIYTARPRDAAASTPYPVVSVWVLDKRALSEARARAGLSRAAEDAFLDLARADAARLVRLRHPGVLHVVQALDETKAAMAMVTEPLFASVSNALGCLDNVGKVPKELKGMEMGILEIKHGLLQVAETLDFLHNNAHLAHRAISPETVFITSSGSWKLGGFGFALSVDQATGGLASSQQFHYSDYDVEDTALPLQPSLNYTAPELVRSGDSKVGSTCDIFSFGCLAYHLVAHRPLLDCHNNVKMYMNSLTYLTSEAFSSIPTDLVADLRNMLSVDAASRPSAMAFTGSSFFRHDTRLRALRFLDHLLERDNMQKTEFLKALSDMWKDFDSRVLRYKVLPPLCAELRNMVMQQMILPMVLTIAESQDKDDFELSTLPALVPVFTSASGETLLLLVKRADLIISKATNEHLISHILPMLVRAYDDTDPRLQEEVLRRTVTLSRQLDMKLLKQSVLPRVHGLALKTTVAAVRVNALRCLGDLVPSLDKTGIVEILQTLRRCTAVDHSAPTLMCTLGVANAIYKQCGVEFAAEHVVPLVFPLLTAQQLNVQQFAKYILFVKDITSKIEEKRGVTVTDNGHTEVKVSPSISNGIHSKPTSGGLGQTGQMPAAKSTSWDEDWGPTKKTSAPPLSFDSSAQTKQPSKDPFDFSTQTNQPSTLPFDLSTQTKQPLTVTQVAASTIPSAQPLPSLQSLAPSSGHQTSGSCVPVDIEWPPRMSTSSDFNAPFSANKDSKSGGLSNDGVDDVDPFADWPPKPSSAASISAVERLPSTNQSISGLNTGNMGFGGGSTSLGQMKTNQVSWSAKPNNTNIMGMNSTASYLNQGNSSLGYGNPIGGPSSGLSNAASSIAGQSIRQPKSDFGSLSQLSSGTQGPPRLAPPPSAAVGRGRGRNQGQSALSRASRTPNSNVSSEQPPFLDLL, from the exons ATGTCGCTCAACATGAAGACGCTGCAGCAGGCGCTGGCCAAGGCGTCGGCGGTGATCGAGAAGACGGTGACCACCACGGTGCAGGAGGTCACGGGCCCGCGGCCGCTGCAGGACTACGAGCTGCTCGACCAGGCGGGCTCGGGCGGCCCGGGGCTCGCGTGGCGGATCTACACGGCGCGGCCGCGGGACGCGGCGGCATCCACGCCGTACCCCGTCGTCTCCGTTTGGGTGCTCGACAAGCGCGCGCTCTCCGAGGCGCGGGCGCGGGCCGGGCTCTCCAGGGCGGCGGAGGACGCGTTCCTCGACCTCGCACGCGCTGACGCCGCGCGCCTCGTGCGGCTGCGTCATCCGGGTGTGCTCCACGTCGTGCAGGCGCTGGACGAGACCAAGGCCGCCATGGCCATGGTCACTGAGCCGCTCTTCGCCTCCGTCTCCAACGCGCTCGGGTGCCTCGACAACGTGGGCAAGGTGCCCAAGGAGCTCAAGGGCATG GAAATGGGGATACTGGAGATTAAACATGGATTGCTACAAGTTGCAGAGACGTTGGATTTTCTCCATAACAATGCCCATCTTGCACATCGAGCTATATCACCTGAG ACGGTCTTTATAACTTCAAGTGGATCTTGGAAGCTTGGAGGTTTTGGTTTTGCTCTTTCTGTTGACCAAGCCACAGGTGGTTTGGCATCATCGCAGCAATTCCATTATTCG GACTACGATGTCGAAGACACAGCTTTACCTCTTCAACCATCTCTGAACTATACTGCACCAGAATTGGTTCGCAGTGGTGATTCTAAAGTAGGCTCTACCTGTGACATATTCAGTTTTGGATGCCTGGCTTACCACTTAGTTGCTCATAGACCACTTCTGGATTGCCATAACAATGTGAAAATG TATATGAATTCATTGACATATTTAACAAGTGAAGCCTTTTCTAGTATTCCTACTGATCTGGTGGCTGATTTGCGAAATATGCTATCAGTTGATGCAGCATCACGCCCTAGTGCGATGGCTTTCACAG GCTCTTCTTTCTTCCGGCATGATACAAGGTTGCGAGCTCTTCGTTTCCTTGACCATTTGCTT GAGAGAGATAATATGCAGAAGACAGAATTTCTGAAAGCATTATCGGATATGTGGAAAGACTTTGATTCCCGAGTTCTTCGATATAAA GTTCTTCCACCTCTTTGTGCCGAGCTACGCAACATGGTCATGCAGCAAATGATTTTGCCCATGGTTCTGACAATAGCAGAATCACAG GATAAAGATGACTTTGAGCTGTCAACATTGCCTGCTCTTGTTCCAGTATTTACTTCAGCATCAGGTGAAACTCTTCTTTTGCTTGTGAAGCGTGCCGATCTCATTATTAGCAAG GCCACAAACGAACATTTGATATCACATATCCTTCCTATGCTGGTACGGGCTTATGATGATACTGATCCCCGTCTGCAGGAAGAAGTTTTGCGACGAACAGTAACACTGTCTCGACAACTTGACATGAAG CTACTGAAACAGTCTGTGCTGCCACGCGTGCATGGATTAGCTTTGAAAACTACAGTTGCTGCG GTGCGAGTAAATGCTTTGCGCTGTTTAGGAGATCTTGTTCCATCGTTGGATAAAACAGGTATAGTAGAGATCTTGCAGACTCTTCGGCGTTGCACAGCTGTTGACCATTCTGCCCCAACCCTTATGTGCACCCTTGGAGTTGCTAATGCGATTTATAAACAG TGTGGTGTTGAGTTTGCTGCGGAGCATGTGGTTCCTCTAGTCTTCCCATTGCTCACGGCACAACAACTGAATGTACAGCAATTTGCCAAGTATATCCTATTTGTCAAGGATATCACAAG CAAGATTGAAGAGAAGCGTGGTGTGACAGTTACGGATAATGGGCATACAGAGGTAAAAGTATCGCCTTCAATCTCAAATGGGATTCATTCTAAGCCAACTTCAGGAGGCCTGGGACAAACTGGACAAATGCCAGCTGCAAAGAGCACTTCTTGGGATGAAGACTGGGGCCCTACTAAGAAAACCAGTGCCCCGCCACTCTCTTTTGATTCTAGTGCTCAAACAAAGCAACCCTCAAAAGACCCTTTTGATTTCAGTACCCAAACAAACCAACCCTCAACACTTCCCTTCGATCTTAGTACTCAAACGAAGCAGCCATTGACAGTCACTCAGGTTGCAGCGTCTACAATCCCGTCTGCACAACCACTTCCATCTCTGCAATCTCTTGCACCTAGTTCAGGACATCAAACTTCCGGTTCATGTGTTCCTGTTGACATTGAGTGGCCTCCTAGAATGAGCACATCATCTGACTTTAATGCACCATTCTCAGCTAACAAGGATAGTAAATCTGGAGGGCTGTCTAACGATGGGGTTGATGATGTTGATCCTTTTGCCGACTGGCCCCCCAAACCAAGCAGTGCAGCCAGCATTTCAGCAGTGGAGCGCCTGCCAAGCACAAATCAAAGTATTTCTGGGTTGAATACAGGGAACATGGGGTTTGGTGGTGGCAGTACTTCGCTTGGACAAATGAAAACAAACCAGGTGAGCTGGTCAGCGAAACCAAACAATACAAATATAATGGGCATGAATTCAACTGCCAGCTATTTGAACCAAGGCAACTCATCTCTGGGATATGGAAATCCAATTGGAGGACCAAGCTCAGGTCTCTCCAATGCAGCTAGTTCCATTGCAGGCCAGAGCATCAGGCAACCAAAATCTGATTTTGGTTCACTATCACAGTTATCCAGTGGCACACAGGGCCCACCCAGGCTTGCCCCTCCTCCATCTGCTGCTGTTGGAAGAGGGCGTGGTAGAAATCAAGGGCAGTCAGCCCTCTCCCGAGCATCACGGACTCCCAATTCCAATGTTTCATCAGAGCAGCCACCTTTTCTTGATTTACTGTAG